In Rhizobium sp. WSM4643, the following are encoded in one genomic region:
- a CDS encoding DUF1883 domain-containing protein — MKPNFRFTHYDLKEQRAGTIIEVSLNAVNNVRLMTAPNFQRFTEVLDFKYIGGVARKSPIKIAVPESGHWHVIVDMEGHHGLAESSVKVIAAPANQKTPRAS; from the coding sequence ATGAAACCGAATTTCCGCTTCACCCATTACGATCTTAAGGAACAACGCGCCGGAACGATCATCGAGGTGTCGTTGAATGCGGTGAACAATGTCCGCCTAATGACGGCGCCGAATTTCCAGCGGTTCACCGAGGTTCTCGATTTCAAATATATCGGCGGCGTGGCGCGCAAATCGCCGATCAAGATCGCCGTTCCGGAAAGCGGCCACTGGCATGTCATCGTCGATATGGAAGGGCATCACGGGCTTGCGGAATCGTCCGTCAAGGTGATTGCCGCGCCGGCAAATCAAAAGACGCCGCGCGCCTCCTGA